Proteins encoded together in one Telopea speciosissima isolate NSW1024214 ecotype Mountain lineage chromosome 4, Tspe_v1, whole genome shotgun sequence window:
- the LOC122659879 gene encoding probable protein phosphatase 2C 59, translating into MSYHRMAPVITWYLFSCNSQNGKFSYGYASSPGKRSSMEDFYETRIDGVDGEIVGLFGVFDGHGGARAAEYVKQNLFSNLIRHPKFISDTKSAIADAYNHTDSEFLKSENNQNRDAGSTASTAILVGDRLLVANVGDSRAVVCRGGNAIAVSRDHKPDQTDERQRIEDAGGFVMWAGTWRVGGVLAVSRAFGDRLLKQYVVADPEIQEEVIDSSLEFLILASDGLWDVVTNEEAVSMIKSIEDPEEAAKRLMLEAYQRGSADNITCVVVRFLANLREPPAHVDQRKGGPANSRTG; encoded by the exons ATGTCATATCACAGGATGGCCCCAGTAATAACTTGGTACCTGTTTTCTTGCAACAGTCAAAATGGAAAATTCAGCTATGGATATGCAAGTTCTCCAGGAAAAAGGTCTTCAATGGAAGATTTTTATGAGACCAGAATTGATGGTGTTGACGGGGAGATAGTTGGACTATTTGGAGTATTTGATG GTCATGGGGGTGCTCGAGCTGCAGAATACGTTAAACAAAACCTCTTCAGTAATTTGATCAGGCATCCAAAGTTCATCTCTGATACGAAGTCAGCTATAG CTGATGCCTACAATCATACAGACTCAGAATTTCTCAAATCGGAAAATAATCAGAATAGAGATGCCGGCTCAACTGCTTCCACTGCTATTCTGGTTGGTGATCGTTTGTTAGTTGCAAATGTTGGTGACTCCAGAGCTGTTGTTTGTAGGGGTGGAAATG CCATAGCCGTGTCACGAGATCACAAGCCAGATCAAACTGATGAACGGCAGCGGATTGAGGATGCTGGAGGATTTGTGATGTGGGCTG GCACTTGGAGAGTGGGCGGTGTTCTTGCTGTCTCTCGGGCATTCGGTGATAGGCTCTTGAAGCAGTATGTTGTTGCTGACCCTGAAATTCAG GAAGAAGTGATTGACAGCTCCCTTGAATTTCTTATCCTTGCAAGTGATGGACTGTGGGATGTCGTCACGAATGAG GAGGCTGTTTCTATGATCAAGTCTATAGAGGATCCGGAAGAGGCTGCCAAAAGGCTGATGCTGGAAGCGTACCAAAGAGGAAGTGCAGATAATATTACTTGTGTCGTCGTCCGTTTCTTGGCAAATTTGAGGGAACCACCTGCTCATGTCGATCAAAGAAAAGGTGGACCTGCTAATAGCCGCACTGG GTAA